A region from the Desulfitobacterium dehalogenans ATCC 51507 genome encodes:
- a CDS encoding universal stress protein — MLQKILLAFDGSKNSLKAAEYALIMAQNNNAEVEIVHVRESVTSYSTRVIYDAAEMEKELVSEAEEIMAQAIDKFKDTGITFTTSIRTGDPAEVICEEAEKIDATEIVIGSRGMNAVSRFFVGSVSLKVLSHAHCTTIVVR, encoded by the coding sequence ATGCTTCAAAAGATATTACTGGCTTTTGATGGTTCAAAAAACTCACTGAAAGCTGCAGAATACGCATTAATCATGGCCCAAAACAATAATGCTGAAGTAGAGATTGTTCATGTACGGGAATCGGTAACTTCTTATTCAACCCGAGTCATATACGATGCCGCTGAAATGGAAAAAGAGTTAGTTTCCGAGGCTGAAGAGATCATGGCACAGGCCATCGACAAATTTAAAGACACAGGAATTACCTTTACCACGAGTATACGAACAGGGGACCCGGCGGAAGTGATTTGTGAAGAAGCAGAAAAAATTGACGCCACAGAAATTGTCATCGGAAGTCGGGGGATGAATGCCGTATCCCGATTCTTTGTGGGCAGTGTAAGCTTAAAAGTCTTATCACATGCTCATTGTACTACTATAGTTGTGCGGTAA
- a CDS encoding [FeFe] hydrogenase, group A, whose protein sequence is MASKVGKGKNLSRRSFLKFAGGASIAGVSLSLTGCGQPLTPASAVGGGGWMPTQYNEPGGWPTNVRGRVPIDPENPSIIRDDQKCILCGQCIEVCKTIQSVYGNYELPIKNDIVCIHCGQCIHWCPSGAISEREDSDKVLKALSDPNITVVVQTAPATRIGLGEEFGMPVGTNVQGKQVAALRELGFDVIFDTNFTADLTIMEEGSELVKRITGELHHPLPQLTSCCPGWVKFVEYFYPDLIPNLSSAKSPQQMEGALVKTYFAEKNTIDPKTVFSVAIMPCTAKKFECQRPEMISAQTYLKDKHVSPDVDVVLTTRELARMIKRAGIDFPSLPDEEYDQLMGIGTGAGAIFGTTGGVMEAAVRSAYYLITGQQPPSALWQLAPVRGMEGVKEASVPIPGAGDVKIAVISGLDNARKIMEQVRAGNSPWAFIEVMACPGGCQYGGGQPRSSAPPSDGVRNTRAASLYKIDANAKLRNSHDNPQIKQVYEDFLTSPLSEKAEELLHTHYISRAEEFDAKKPASHLYEV, encoded by the coding sequence ATGGCAAGCAAAGTTGGAAAAGGAAAGAATTTATCCAGACGCTCTTTCCTTAAATTTGCCGGAGGGGCTAGTATAGCCGGTGTCTCCCTAAGCTTAACGGGTTGTGGCCAACCCCTGACACCTGCCAGTGCGGTTGGCGGAGGCGGTTGGATGCCAACACAATACAATGAACCGGGGGGCTGGCCGACCAACGTTCGCGGTCGCGTCCCCATTGATCCGGAAAATCCTTCTATTATTAGAGACGACCAGAAGTGTATTCTTTGTGGTCAATGTATTGAAGTATGTAAAACGATTCAATCCGTATATGGAAATTATGAACTGCCTATTAAAAACGACATTGTTTGTATACATTGTGGACAGTGCATTCATTGGTGTCCCTCCGGAGCAATCTCGGAACGGGAGGATAGTGATAAAGTACTAAAAGCCCTCTCAGATCCCAATATCACGGTGGTAGTGCAAACTGCACCGGCAACGCGTATTGGTCTGGGGGAAGAATTTGGGATGCCTGTAGGGACAAATGTCCAGGGTAAACAAGTCGCCGCCTTGAGAGAATTAGGGTTCGACGTGATTTTTGATACCAACTTCACAGCTGATCTGACCATTATGGAAGAAGGGTCAGAGCTTGTTAAGCGTATTACAGGCGAATTGCATCACCCTCTTCCACAGCTCACATCATGTTGCCCAGGTTGGGTTAAGTTTGTCGAGTATTTTTATCCTGATCTCATTCCCAATTTATCCTCAGCCAAATCTCCCCAACAGATGGAAGGAGCTTTAGTTAAGACTTATTTTGCTGAAAAGAACACTATAGACCCTAAAACCGTCTTTTCAGTAGCCATCATGCCTTGTACAGCAAAGAAATTTGAATGTCAGCGCCCCGAAATGATTTCAGCCCAAACCTATTTGAAGGATAAACATGTTTCTCCTGATGTGGATGTGGTGCTCACCACAAGAGAGCTGGCCAGAATGATCAAGAGAGCGGGTATCGATTTCCCATCTCTTCCCGATGAAGAGTATGATCAACTGATGGGGATCGGAACCGGGGCTGGGGCGATTTTTGGCACCACCGGCGGTGTTATGGAAGCAGCAGTTCGTTCTGCCTATTACCTTATTACAGGACAACAGCCACCTTCCGCACTTTGGCAGTTAGCACCTGTACGAGGAATGGAGGGGGTTAAAGAAGCTTCTGTCCCTATCCCCGGCGCCGGTGATGTAAAAATTGCAGTTATTTCCGGTTTGGATAATGCCAGAAAGATTATGGAGCAAGTGAGAGCAGGTAACTCTCCCTGGGCTTTCATCGAAGTCATGGCCTGTCCCGGAGGGTGCCAATACGGCGGCGGACAACCCCGGTCATCGGCTCCCCCCTCAGATGGCGTTCGTAACACACGTGCCGCATCCTTATATAAGATTGATGCTAATGCAAAACTGCGCAACAGTCATGATAATCCTCAAATCAAGCAAGTTTATGAAGATTTCTTAACCTCACCGTTGAGCGAGAAAGCCGAAGAACTTTTGCATACCCATTATATTTCCAGGGCTGAAGAGTTTGATGCTAAAAAACCCGCAAGCCATTTATATGAAGTTTAG
- the gatB gene encoding Asp-tRNA(Asn)/Glu-tRNA(Gln) amidotransferase subunit GatB, with protein MSTYEAVIGLEVHVELKTQSKLFCGCSTEFGKEPNTQVCPVCLGLPGSTGVLNKKVVELATKAGLALNCEIGTTTWFDRKNYYYPDLPKGFQISQVFRPIAYKGYLDIEADGQNKRINITRAHMEEDPGKLVHSGGSITTSHSSCVDYNRSGIPLIEIVSEPEIRSGAEAKAYLEKLKAILEYTGVSDVKMEQGSLRCDANVSIRPVGTTALGTKTEIKNMNSFRAVQRAIEYEVERQVAVLEDGDSVIQETRGWDENKGITLSMRNKENPDYRCFIDHELTHIELTPEWIEEVRATLPELPDARRKRLVEEHGLPVYDAGIMTSSLDLADFFDAALRKFPDAKVISNWIMGELLRLLNAHTMELSEAKVTPGGLAKLLELIKKGTISNKIGKEVFELMFSEGKDPEQIVKEKGLVQISDEGQLTQILTDIIAKNPKSVEDFQSGKEQAIGFLVGQVMKATKGQANPGVVNTMLREILTKN; from the coding sequence ATGAGTACATATGAAGCAGTTATCGGTTTAGAGGTTCATGTAGAGCTAAAAACCCAGTCCAAGTTGTTTTGCGGTTGTTCTACTGAATTCGGGAAAGAGCCAAATACTCAAGTGTGTCCGGTTTGCCTGGGACTGCCCGGTAGTACAGGGGTTTTAAATAAGAAAGTTGTTGAGTTGGCTACGAAGGCGGGGCTTGCTTTAAATTGCGAAATAGGTACCACTACTTGGTTTGACAGGAAAAACTACTATTATCCTGACTTACCTAAAGGTTTTCAGATTTCCCAGGTGTTTCGGCCCATAGCCTATAAAGGATATCTGGATATCGAGGCGGATGGACAGAATAAACGAATCAACATTACCAGAGCTCATATGGAAGAAGATCCTGGTAAGCTTGTGCACTCCGGCGGATCCATAACCACCTCTCATTCTTCTTGTGTGGACTATAACCGATCGGGTATCCCCCTTATCGAGATCGTATCGGAACCGGAAATCCGCTCAGGGGCAGAGGCTAAAGCGTATCTTGAGAAGCTTAAGGCCATCCTGGAATACACCGGTGTTTCAGATGTCAAGATGGAGCAGGGCTCCTTGCGCTGTGATGCCAATGTCTCAATTCGTCCGGTGGGGACCACCGCCCTGGGCACAAAGACAGAGATTAAGAATATGAATTCCTTCCGGGCTGTGCAGCGGGCTATTGAGTATGAAGTAGAAAGGCAGGTTGCAGTTCTGGAAGACGGGGATTCCGTTATTCAGGAAACACGGGGATGGGATGAAAACAAAGGTATCACCCTATCCATGCGTAATAAGGAAAACCCGGATTACAGATGCTTCATCGATCATGAACTCACTCATATCGAGCTGACACCTGAGTGGATAGAAGAGGTCAGAGCCACACTCCCCGAATTACCCGATGCTCGTAGGAAACGGCTTGTTGAGGAGCATGGGCTGCCGGTTTATGATGCGGGAATCATGACAAGTTCGCTGGATTTGGCCGATTTCTTTGATGCTGCGCTGAGGAAATTTCCAGATGCTAAAGTAATCAGCAACTGGATTATGGGCGAGCTTTTACGACTATTGAATGCCCACACTATGGAACTGAGTGAGGCTAAGGTTACCCCTGGCGGGTTGGCAAAGCTCCTTGAGCTGATTAAGAAGGGCACCATCAGCAACAAAATCGGCAAAGAGGTTTTTGAGCTGATGTTTAGCGAAGGTAAAGATCCGGAGCAAATCGTTAAAGAGAAAGGTTTGGTTCAGATATCTGACGAAGGACAGTTAACTCAGATTCTTACGGATATTATCGCCAAGAATCCCAAGTCGGTAGAGGATTTTCAATCCGGTAAGGAACAGGCTATTGGTTTCTTAGTAGGCCAAGTCATGAAGGCCACCAAGGGTCAGGCCAATCCAGGTGTGGTCAATACCATGCTTAGGGAAATACTAACTAAGAATTAA
- a CDS encoding alkaline phosphatase family protein: MDFQLKRSQQLAEHVIVVSYDSFSEENWEMAKSLPNLEKLLQSGTYSTKLRSVYPTLTYTVHTTIVTGVYPDKHGIFHNNPLQPFIPEKDQKWFGIREAIKAPTIYDAVKKNKMTAAGLLWPVSGKSSIKFNMPEVHATGGENLALKVLKNGSAFFCLGLELRYGRYRKRVEQPYLDDFTTLCAVDTIKRKIPNLLLLHLIELDDAKHKYGTDSKEVKDAIVRMDKRLGDIQRAVEEAGIQENTVILVVGDHGQLDVRYKVCLNNLLQEQGLIFEEKGKMQWRAYLQSAGGGAYLHIKEGDEEAEALAFAVLENALKEEQYGIEKIFYRNELDALHVDPSITAMVEAKRGYCFDDRLEVPTLLDLDAIKMKYATHGYLPDKENYRCNFIASGPGIKKNHPLGPLEMVDIAPTLGAILGVDFTHGDGRVLGEIFG, encoded by the coding sequence ATGGATTTCCAGTTAAAACGGAGTCAACAGTTGGCTGAGCATGTTATCGTCGTCTCTTATGATTCTTTTTCCGAAGAGAATTGGGAGATGGCAAAATCTCTTCCCAACCTAGAAAAACTTCTCCAAAGCGGTACTTACAGCACAAAGTTAAGGAGTGTCTATCCAACCCTTACGTATACGGTACATACTACCATAGTGACCGGCGTCTACCCTGATAAACACGGCATTTTTCATAATAACCCTCTTCAGCCCTTTATTCCTGAAAAAGATCAGAAATGGTTTGGAATTCGGGAGGCCATCAAAGCACCTACCATTTATGATGCCGTGAAGAAGAATAAAATGACGGCTGCCGGACTCTTATGGCCTGTTTCTGGGAAATCTTCGATAAAGTTTAATATGCCTGAAGTCCATGCCACTGGTGGGGAAAATCTGGCTTTAAAGGTATTAAAGAATGGTAGTGCTTTTTTCTGTCTGGGTTTAGAGTTACGCTACGGTCGATATCGAAAAAGAGTAGAACAGCCCTACTTGGATGACTTTACAACCTTATGTGCCGTGGATACTATCAAACGGAAGATTCCCAATCTTCTGCTGTTGCATCTTATAGAGCTAGATGACGCTAAGCATAAATATGGGACAGATAGTAAAGAAGTAAAGGATGCCATAGTCCGTATGGATAAAAGGCTGGGGGACATCCAGAGAGCGGTTGAGGAAGCCGGCATTCAGGAAAATACTGTGATACTGGTTGTTGGGGATCATGGTCAACTGGATGTCCGTTATAAAGTCTGCCTGAATAATCTTTTGCAGGAACAGGGCCTGATATTTGAGGAAAAGGGTAAAATGCAATGGAGAGCTTACCTGCAGAGTGCCGGGGGAGGGGCTTACCTTCATATTAAAGAAGGTGATGAAGAAGCCGAAGCCTTAGCATTTGCCGTTTTAGAAAATGCCTTGAAAGAAGAACAATATGGCATTGAAAAGATTTTTTATAGAAATGAGTTGGACGCTCTTCACGTGGATCCGTCCATAACCGCTATGGTTGAGGCCAAGAGGGGATACTGCTTTGATGATAGACTTGAAGTGCCCACCCTCCTGGATTTAGATGCCATAAAAATGAAATATGCCACTCACGGTTACTTACCGGACAAGGAAAATTATCGATGCAATTTTATCGCTTCAGGTCCCGGAATAAAAAAGAATCATCCCTTAGGTCCTCTTGAAATGGTCGATATAGCTCCGACCCTCGGAGCAATTTTAGGAGTGGATTTTACTCATGGCGATGGAAGGGTTTTAGGGGAAATTTTTGGTTGA
- a CDS encoding DUF362 domain-containing protein, whose amino-acid sequence MVYHHHNCLNTKKPYVSLCRLCIDSCPHQAISVYRELNANHCTECGICMAVCPSDGFVYYNTDKLYEFIRNSEKIVLNCPQAIPTGYEIPCLGVFDRDLWMTCLMVAREKELTMVTGMCAECPDKKACGMSVQIFKEVHNSWQDHPTLRIKVIPGDGGGEPVMEAMSAQTRSEEKGWRDIGREKLEAMLPGITSDEAYLIPKTRQFLEEVWQSRKSEIEALPIPALKINERCVDCGECSEVCPQGALTQKENGEPLTLIYEPLKCVRCQRCVTICRSKALSMEWKSLSYRLFTGKILLHQGKGPF is encoded by the coding sequence ATGGTCTATCATCACCATAATTGCCTCAATACCAAAAAACCATATGTTAGTCTATGCCGGTTATGTATCGACTCCTGTCCTCATCAAGCGATTTCCGTCTATCGTGAACTGAATGCCAACCATTGCACAGAATGCGGAATTTGTATGGCTGTTTGTCCCAGTGATGGATTTGTCTACTATAATACCGATAAGCTCTACGAGTTTATACGAAATTCGGAGAAGATCGTGTTGAACTGTCCTCAAGCCATTCCAACAGGCTATGAAATTCCGTGTCTGGGGGTGTTCGACCGAGATTTGTGGATGACATGTTTGATGGTTGCCCGGGAAAAGGAGTTGACGATGGTCACCGGAATGTGTGCAGAGTGCCCGGATAAAAAAGCTTGTGGAATGAGTGTGCAGATTTTTAAGGAGGTCCATAACTCGTGGCAAGATCACCCAACCCTCAGGATTAAAGTCATACCGGGTGATGGGGGCGGTGAGCCGGTCATGGAAGCAATGTCGGCTCAAACCCGGAGCGAGGAAAAGGGATGGCGGGACATCGGCCGTGAAAAACTTGAAGCAATGCTTCCGGGGATCACTTCCGACGAAGCCTATCTTATTCCGAAGACACGACAGTTCTTAGAGGAAGTTTGGCAATCGAGAAAATCTGAGATTGAAGCACTCCCTATACCGGCCTTAAAGATAAATGAGCGGTGTGTAGACTGTGGTGAGTGTTCAGAGGTTTGCCCCCAAGGAGCTTTAACACAAAAAGAAAATGGAGAACCGTTGACCTTGATATATGAACCGTTAAAATGTGTTCGCTGCCAAAGATGCGTTACTATCTGCCGTTCTAAAGCTTTAAGTATGGAATGGAAGTCCCTGTCTTATCGTTTGTTTACAGGCAAAATTCTTTTGCACCAAGGGAAAGGGCCGTTTTAA
- the gatC gene encoding Asp-tRNA(Asn)/Glu-tRNA(Gln) amidotransferase subunit GatC, with product MKITEKDVEQLALTSRLELTAEEITAYTKSLHESLDYMEVLKQCDTGAIDPAALVLPIINVFREDKVQAGMDKELVFANAPEEEDGAFKVPRIL from the coding sequence ATGAAAATTACTGAAAAAGATGTAGAGCAGTTGGCGCTCACGAGTCGCCTGGAGCTGACCGCTGAGGAAATAACCGCCTACACTAAATCTCTTCATGAAAGCTTAGACTATATGGAGGTATTGAAACAATGTGATACCGGTGCTATAGATCCGGCGGCCCTGGTACTCCCGATTATAAACGTGTTTCGAGAAGACAAAGTCCAAGCTGGTATGGACAAGGAACTTGTCTTTGCTAATGCACCTGAGGAAGAGGATGGAGCTTTTAAAGTACCCCGTATACTATAG
- a CDS encoding 4Fe-4S dicluster domain-containing protein, protein MAKGVLVDIPKCIGCEGCSVACKLWNELEWDQQEKNKTASDRAAEPNNGLWPEEWTSINRYDLQKNSSSVRRYVKTQCFHCEEPACVSACFSKAIQKLPEGPVIYDQKLCVGCRYCMMACPFDMLRYEWKKAVPGIRKCQMCPTRVANNMEPACSSVCPTGALTFGDRDELLAEAKKRIKEKGYIDRVFGENEAGGTSWLYISDTPLEEMRFRTDVTPNPLPSYTEGYMKATPMIGVSWAAILAGLFVINNKNKDPLD, encoded by the coding sequence ATGGCAAAAGGAGTCCTTGTCGATATACCGAAGTGTATCGGTTGTGAAGGGTGTTCAGTAGCTTGTAAATTGTGGAATGAACTTGAATGGGATCAACAGGAAAAAAACAAGACGGCTTCGGACCGGGCAGCGGAACCTAACAATGGTCTATGGCCTGAAGAATGGACATCCATCAATCGTTATGATTTACAGAAGAACAGCTCTTCTGTTCGTAGATATGTCAAAACTCAATGTTTTCATTGTGAGGAGCCTGCATGTGTTTCAGCATGCTTCTCCAAAGCAATACAGAAGCTTCCCGAGGGACCGGTCATTTATGATCAGAAGCTATGTGTCGGTTGCCGCTACTGTATGATGGCATGCCCTTTTGACATGTTGAGATATGAATGGAAGAAGGCTGTTCCTGGAATCAGAAAGTGCCAGATGTGCCCAACGAGAGTTGCCAATAATATGGAACCGGCCTGTTCCTCAGTGTGCCCCACAGGAGCTCTTACGTTTGGGGATAGGGACGAATTGTTGGCAGAAGCAAAAAAGCGAATTAAAGAAAAGGGTTATATAGACAGAGTATTTGGAGAGAACGAAGCAGGAGGAACCTCCTGGCTTTATATTTCCGATACGCCGCTGGAAGAGATGAGATTCAGAACGGATGTAACACCCAACCCGCTGCCTTCTTACACAGAAGGATATATGAAAGCGACACCCATGATTGGGGTCAGCTGGGCTGCTATTTTAGCCGGGTTATTTGTCATTAATAACAAAAACAAGGATCCCCTGGATTGA
- a CDS encoding zinc ribbon domain-containing protein YjdM, producing MTNFPNCPKCNSAYTYADGSGFVCPECGYEWTLESSIENNEDTKVVKDAYGNVLNDGDTVTIIKDLKVKGSSSSIKIGTKVRNIRLIEGDHDIDCKIDGFGGMQLKSEFVKKA from the coding sequence ATGACTAATTTTCCAAATTGCCCAAAATGTAACTCGGCTTATACATACGCCGATGGAAGTGGTTTTGTTTGCCCGGAATGCGGCTATGAGTGGACCTTGGAATCAAGCATCGAGAATAATGAAGATACTAAGGTAGTTAAAGATGCCTATGGCAATGTCTTAAACGATGGGGATACGGTTACAATAATTAAGGATCTTAAGGTAAAAGGAAGTTCATCATCAATTAAGATTGGTACAAAAGTAAGAAACATACGCTTGATTGAAGGGGACCATGACATTGATTGCAAAATCGATGGTTTTGGAGGAATGCAATTAAAATCTGAATTTGTTAAGAAGGCATAG
- the nrfD gene encoding NrfD/PsrC family molybdoenzyme membrane anchor subunit: MEVITTFKNKAGEKLNSTRWKFRMTPMRWVFMAIAAAALAVIIVRFILGLGATTNLNDQWPWGLWISFDVLLGVALAGGGYGTALIVYVLRRDKFYPIARSAMVTSLLGYIVVVLGLLIEVGQWFFFWRPYVSWGHASVLFEVFWCISCYTVIQILEFSEVATEKVFKGAHKYLKKAMPVLLIVGITLPTLHQSSLGQLFYIMVGKVNVLWWSPLLPVFFLLSSFFVGAGMIIIESSLAGKALNHQVDTSVLRGLVRISGGAMILYLILKIADMSVRGTFAHAFAFDLPSMMFLSELVLGCILPIIIAFSSLSSTRKGLIGFGILTVAGVVMNRFDVLFTGMGSYLNQYGGHYFPAWTEIIVSLGLVSIACLAYLFIAENFNIFGHHKSESVEGKGTSGDAVKQAALPNCHESQAGK; this comes from the coding sequence ATGGAAGTGATTACGACGTTCAAAAATAAGGCAGGGGAGAAATTAAACAGTACCCGATGGAAATTTAGAATGACCCCTATGAGATGGGTGTTTATGGCTATAGCAGCTGCAGCCCTGGCAGTCATCATCGTGAGGTTTATTTTGGGTCTGGGAGCTACGACCAACCTGAATGACCAGTGGCCATGGGGACTATGGATTTCCTTTGACGTCCTGTTAGGAGTAGCCTTGGCAGGAGGCGGTTATGGAACCGCCCTCATAGTATATGTGCTGCGTCGGGATAAATTTTATCCCATCGCCAGAAGTGCCATGGTGACCTCATTATTAGGGTATATCGTTGTCGTTCTCGGTTTATTGATTGAAGTAGGCCAATGGTTCTTTTTCTGGAGGCCTTATGTATCATGGGGGCATGCCAGTGTATTATTTGAAGTCTTCTGGTGTATTTCCTGTTATACCGTAATTCAGATCTTGGAGTTCAGTGAAGTTGCAACAGAGAAAGTGTTTAAAGGGGCACACAAATACCTTAAGAAAGCCATGCCTGTCCTGCTCATCGTCGGTATTACCCTGCCCACACTGCACCAATCATCACTAGGTCAGCTGTTTTATATCATGGTGGGCAAAGTGAATGTGCTTTGGTGGTCGCCCCTTCTCCCGGTGTTCTTCCTGTTATCCTCATTTTTTGTGGGGGCAGGGATGATTATTATCGAAAGCAGTCTGGCCGGGAAGGCGCTTAATCATCAAGTGGATACCTCGGTATTAAGAGGGTTAGTCAGGATATCCGGTGGAGCCATGATTCTCTATTTGATCTTAAAGATCGCGGATATGTCGGTCAGAGGAACCTTTGCCCATGCTTTTGCCTTTGACCTGCCCAGCATGATGTTCTTAAGTGAACTGGTTTTAGGTTGTATCCTCCCCATAATCATTGCCTTTAGTTCTTTATCCAGTACCCGCAAAGGCTTGATTGGGTTTGGAATCCTTACTGTAGCCGGAGTGGTTATGAATAGGTTTGATGTATTGTTCACAGGAATGGGAAGCTATCTGAACCAATACGGCGGACATTATTTCCCTGCCTGGACAGAGATTATCGTCAGCCTCGGCTTGGTTTCAATAGCTTGTTTAGCCTACCTGTTCATAGCAGAAAACTTTAATATTTTTGGGCATCATAAGTCAGAATCAGTGGAAGGAAAAGGGACGAGCGGTGATGCTGTAAAACAAGCGGCCTTGCCAAATTGCCACGAAAGCCAGGCCGGAAAATAA
- the gatA gene encoding Asp-tRNA(Asn)/Glu-tRNA(Gln) amidotransferase subunit GatA, giving the protein MQLDTLTVHRLSELLEKKEISSLELTQNYLERIHQIDNDLQAFVTVTKDEALAQARLMDEKRLRGEELSPLAGIPMTIQDTICTAGVKTTCASKMLHHYIPPADATVVDRLKKAGSVLIGKSNLDEFGMGSSTENSAFQNTKNPFDFARVPGGSGGGAAAAVAAGEAAFALGSDTGGDIRQPAAFCGVIGFKPTYGYVPRTGLISYASSLDQIGPFAQDMTDAALILNTICGHDAWDSTSASVDVPDFRKSLINDIKGLKIGLPKEYFEAGMVPEVAAKIQEAVRKLEELGASCVEVSLPHTEYAVIAHYAISCAEASSNLARYDGVRYGLRVEGEDVLNMFMKTRSQGFGTEVKRRIMLGTHVLSSAHYDEYYTEALKIRTLNKQDFARVFEQVDCLLTPATLTTAFKKGELTGDPLAMVRSKSCTLPANLAGLPAMSLPYGVIDGMPVGLQLIARHFDEKTLLRVGYTLEQTTDQTRPKPNLTRQ; this is encoded by the coding sequence ATGCAACTCGATACATTAACGGTTCATCGGCTTAGCGAACTCCTTGAGAAAAAGGAGATCAGCAGTCTGGAATTAACACAGAATTATTTAGAGCGGATCCATCAAATCGACAATGACCTTCAAGCCTTTGTGACGGTTACAAAGGATGAAGCTTTAGCCCAGGCCAGGCTTATGGATGAGAAGCGGCTGCGGGGAGAGGAGCTCTCTCCTCTGGCGGGTATTCCTATGACCATTCAAGACACTATTTGTACAGCAGGAGTTAAGACAACCTGTGCATCGAAGATGCTTCATCATTATATTCCTCCGGCAGATGCTACGGTTGTGGACAGATTAAAGAAAGCAGGCTCTGTATTAATAGGGAAATCCAATCTGGATGAGTTTGGCATGGGTTCTTCAACCGAGAATTCAGCATTCCAGAACACGAAGAATCCCTTTGATTTTGCGCGGGTACCTGGGGGCTCCGGTGGGGGAGCGGCTGCCGCAGTAGCTGCTGGGGAAGCTGCTTTTGCCCTGGGTTCTGACACGGGAGGGGATATCCGTCAGCCGGCGGCTTTTTGTGGAGTCATAGGATTTAAGCCTACTTACGGTTATGTGCCAAGAACCGGTCTGATCTCTTATGCTTCTTCTCTTGATCAGATCGGACCGTTTGCACAGGATATGACAGATGCGGCCCTGATCTTAAATACGATCTGCGGTCATGATGCCTGGGATTCAACATCGGCTTCGGTGGATGTTCCCGATTTCAGGAAGAGCCTGATCAATGATATTAAAGGTCTGAAAATAGGGTTGCCTAAAGAATATTTTGAAGCAGGAATGGTCCCCGAGGTGGCCGCCAAGATTCAGGAAGCGGTCCGTAAACTGGAGGAGTTGGGAGCCAGCTGTGTTGAAGTTTCTCTGCCTCATACGGAATACGCCGTCATAGCCCATTACGCCATTTCCTGTGCCGAAGCCAGCTCTAATTTAGCCCGTTATGATGGGGTGCGGTATGGTTTGAGGGTGGAAGGCGAAGATGTGTTGAACATGTTTATGAAGACCCGCAGCCAGGGATTTGGCACCGAAGTGAAAAGAAGAATCATGCTGGGCACTCATGTGCTGAGTTCTGCTCATTATGATGAATATTATACCGAGGCTCTCAAGATTAGGACTTTGAACAAACAGGATTTTGCTCGGGTTTTTGAACAAGTGGATTGTCTTTTAACCCCTGCCACTCTTACAACGGCTTTTAAAAAGGGTGAACTGACAGGAGATCCCTTGGCTATGGTTCGGTCAAAGAGTTGTACCCTACCGGCTAATCTGGCCGGCCTGCCGGCGATGTCCCTGCCCTATGGAGTAATCGATGGGATGCCCGTAGGCCTGCAACTGATCGCCCGCCATTTTGATGAAAAAACGTTGCTGAGGGTAGGTTATACCTTGGAGCAAACTACGGACCAAACTCGTCCGAAACCTAATCTAACCCGTCAATAA